The stretch of DNA CCGCCTTTTGCTAATGTATCTTTGTAACATCCAAAGGAACTCAAATAGCAGCAATATTCTGCACAAAGGGAACACAAAGTCATACAAACTGGGCAAATGCCGAGCGAAACACAACTAATCAATACTAGCCAAAGTCAGAGAACCTCAGAGCCTTGTGAGCAAGGCAGATACATCACCTGCTTATAGAAGGTTGCAGTTCTAGATTTATAAAAATTCTCCCAATTCTCCTAAATGTGACACTGGCTACATGTAGAGCCTGCCAACCCTCACCATGTGCCTTGCTTTCTAGGGATATAGAAATAGAACTAATCAGTATTAACAAAGACAAACATGCCATATTACAATAGAACCCCTGATTTTATGTACCTGGATTTAACATTTTCCCATTATTGATAGTTTTTCAGTTTTCCCATACAAGCAAGTGGCGTCTTGTTCCCCCCCAGATTTTATACCATTTTGACACCATCCACTGGGACATGTAAAATCGGGGTTCCACTGTATCCTGATTAGGCTATTCATTGTCAGCCACTGAAAATTAAGCAACAATTAAGCTATTCTTGATTGATATAGTATCACAAACATCTTAGTGAATACCCCAGTTTCAGGACAGTtattcacatacacacacagttagCCAACATAATAAAAGGAGCACCACCACCAATCAATTCCAGCGTACTAGCACTGGGATAGAAACAAAAGCTCATACATGGCCTTCACAATTACACATACCTACCTAAGTCAGTAGTTAAAATGTGAATAGAGTTTTTATTCACTGCACTTAATTATAACATGTTTAATATAGGGTTTATAAAAGGTATGGGCAGAATAGACAAGAATGCATAGGATTAGATCAAACAATGTGTGGATTAAAGTAAAGTTGCACTTGAAAATAAAGGACGGGCATTTTCATTACCTGTGAATACAATAGGATCTTAGAACAGGATGGACCTGTGCAACCAATGGAACACTTTATAAGTTTAAAGACCTATGTAGAACAATCTGCCTGGCTCAGACTGGGCACTAGCCCACATATAGGCTATCCTCACTCACTGTGGTGTAGCTCTGCTACTTTGAGATTTGGGGAATAAGTCTAATACAGCTTACAATCCTATCTGTCACCCTGCAAGCCCACTGGGGTCAGCATGACCTGGGCAGCTGAAGTGAGGCAAATGAATGCCTGCAGACAAGATCACTAGGTGCCGGCCCTGGGAATGACAGGAGCAACAGGGCAGTCACTTGGCCCAGTCATTACAGTCCAGTTACCCACTGTCACTGCTCTGTCCTGAGCTGGAGAGGAGAGACAGGCCTTCCCCAGGGGGAGGCTGCTAATGGGAGCAGAATGTCGGCCACGTAGGCCCCTATATAGATAAAAAGAAAGGTTCCATGGCATTGCAAGAAGGTTGGGCTCTCAATATGTGGGAGGGTTGTCCCACCTGGGCCCTATGAACgctgcagaactacaattcccagcaaccCCTGGTCAGTGGTGGGTGGGACGCTAAAACCCAGCTAGAGGGCAACAGATTGCCCCCCTGATCTGTATAGGGACAATATCTGACAACTGTTACACACTTGCAATTCTTCCCCACAAGGGAGCCATGAGATACTGGGGGTCCAGAGcaaatgccctctctgccctaccctaaaaGCGAGCCTGCCAAAATGGCGACCTGAAAGTAACCGAGCAAGGCCCCGCTTCCTGTCACTGCATTCCCCCTGGGCACCTGTGCCGGACTCCCCGCAGCTCATACACAGCCGGAGTGTGCCGGGGGTGCggggagatgtagttcagctgGGAATGAGGAAAGGCCAGAGACGGGTGCGAGTCTGTAGGGGGCGCCACACTGCCATCCCGGTGGGGCCCCCCGTCTCTCCCTATTGTTCCCCGGACCCCTCACCTGCAGCTCGGCCTTCTCCACCTCCCAGTGCGCTCTCTCCATCTCGAAGCGGGCCCACTCGTGTTGGATGTAGTGCAGGATCCCGGGGATAGTGTACTGAGGGGGGCGGCTGGCTAGCTCACAGCCAGGCTCAGATGGGGCTCCCTGGGACTGGGCCGGACCCACGGCCTGCAACCTCGGAGACGCGGCCATTCCTCCGGCCGCCGGGAGATCCTCCATCCCGCCGCTACCAACCCTCTCGCAAGGACTCCGCTACAAGTGACGCGTCCCGTTAGGGGGCAAATAGCTCCCCGGTGCCAGTCAGGAGAGAAGCAGTGAGATGGAGCGGCCGGTAACTCTCGCCCCCCCGGAGGGGAGCCCGCCGCCGTCCCGTCTATAAGTTGCGCACAAGCGCACTCCTGATATTGCCCATTTGTTATCTGTCACTTCCCCCCCGGGGTCCGGTAAGCTCCGCGGGGCACTCTGGGAAACACCGGCCTCACACACCGCCTCCCGCTGACAGCGTcaaggcgcatgcgcgggccTAGCGGACTGACGTCACAAAGGCAATATGCGTCACGTGATCCCCGCCCCGCCCAGAGGGCTAGTAGTGACGTAGTTCCGCATGGAATGGTGACAGCCGAATGCTACCGGAAATCATTGTTGGTTAGCCGGCCGCTCCACTGATGGGATGCTCCCGCCTTGAACGGGTAACCGGCCGTCGCTTTCAGGTTTCGTTGAGTGGCTGAGAGATTTTATTCGCCGGCCCCTGGAGCCGTGATCTAAATAGAAACGTGTTTTATCAGCCTGAGGAGGGTTTAGCAAATGGGGAGCCAATTAGATTCACTGTGCACACACTACATACAGTATGCATACAGTAGCAATGGCCACCTCGTATCTACAGTGAATTCAGTAAGCAGCTTCTGCCTATCCTTGCCTGTGCCATTGTTCTCTCCCATAGCCTGCAGCCCGCTATTCCCTAGGCTCCATGTGAGTTTCATGCCAGTATAAATACGTTGCAATAGTATGACTTGAGGCTTGGGATACCGGCAGCTTGTTGGTGCTGGCCTGAGAGTGTTCAGACAGTAGGGACTAAAAAGTGGTAAAGGGATGGGGCAGAAAGAATGCCCTTAGTCTCCTCACTGGCCCTGCAGataaatgtcagtgtggccctTGGTCACCATGGCCACTTCCCATTCACAGGCAGGGGGGCTCTTGAGTTCAGGTATTGTGGCTGGCCGgaggtaccccagtccaacactggtcttATTTCTAAATATTCTCATTTAGAAATGTGGTCAGTAAGCTGCaagttgcagccaatcagaaatccCCCTATCTGTATCCCACCAGATCCCTGTAGTTTCAGGCTGATAATAAGTGAGCTCCTATTTCCACCTTACACCTTTATGCTGGTGTTTGGTACATTTCAGTTCAAGATAGTGCTAAATCCTCTTGCTCCATCAACAAGCAAGGACCTTAAACCATGACACAAGAGACACCCTTTGTTGCCGCTATAAGCATCTATAGCCTGCATTGTACATTAGGACATCTAACCTGATGTTTTATATACATCCTTTCCAGCTCTGGATAGCAGCTCGTCTGTAGAGATGATCAAGTTCTTCCTCATTGTGAACAAGCAGGGACAGACCAGGTTGTCAAGATACTATGAACGCATGGAAGTCCAGAGACGGACACTGCTGGAATCTGACGTCATCAAATTGTGTCTGTCACGTTCCAAGGATCAGGTGAATACTGCGTTATGGAGGTTGTAGGATAGTGACAATCCCTGCCTCCTTACCTCCCCTTTTATCTGTTTAGATGGAGCCTACCCTTATTTTCCCTTATGCACACACTCTGGGTAGATGTTGATATTGCCTTATGGAGTGAGGCAAAATATCAGGCCTAGCCCAAAGGTATGTAATCAACACACactgtttgtttacatttttagcTGGATGGGGCCCAGGCTGCTTTATTGTTAATACCCCTGTGTAAATATTACCATTGTGCCTCTTTGCTACTCCTTGGCAGTTAATGGCAGATTTtactttatacatttattaagaCCCTCACAATTGGAGCAATAGCAATGATCAACCCCAGTAAAACTTCTCTTGATCTTTTAATCTTTGGATTTTCTTATGTTCTCTCTCCTAGTAGAGAAATAATACTTCTTATCCTAATTCTTCTCTTCCCATCAGTGTTCCTTCATAGAGTACAAAGACTTTAAGCTGGTGTACAGGCAATATGCATCTCTCTTCATTGTCGTTGGAATCGATGAATCTGAGGTAAGGTGCTGGTTTAAATGCTTAAAGCGATACCAACGTGTTCCTATGAAAATGCATAGGAACATATCAGCATTAGTAAAGAGTTGTGTCATGAAAATATTTGTAGCCAAAGTCCCCTAAAGCTGTTCCCAGCCACTCCAACATGGCTAAAGGCTCCTCAGCAGTTGTGTCACCAATGCTGGGTGGGGGTTGGTGCAATTTTTTCATAGGCCAGAGTACTGTATTCAGTCAGAGTGACTGACATAACTGCAGAGGAGCCTTTAGCCATGTCAAAGTGTTGACTTCAGCAAGTATTGCTGGGCTGGGAGTGGCTTTAGGCTTAAGGGGACTTTTGGCTAGAAGGATTTTCATGCCACAACTTTGAACTAACACTGACACATTTCTGTTGATTttcataggaacatgtcagtatgaCTTTGAGGGCTTAGAAGGCTCTGAAAGAAGGCTAAGCCTCCaagtatagtaaaaaaaaaaaaaaaaaactaaaaaagttTGGGATGTCCAACCTGGGCAATGATGGACAAGGTGTTATGTCACAGTGTCAAAAGGTCCAAAAATTCCTTCCCATTGTGGATAGTGAAAATCAGCAATTTTTATTACTCGCAATGGTGATACATTTTTGGGCAATTTTTTCACTGTAACAATATGCCTTGCCTGTCATTGCACAGGTTGGACATCCCAGATTTATTGCCCTAAATGAAGGTGCTGGGGCAGGATGTAGCCTTCCAGTGGATGTTTATGTATAACATCCTAATTTTAACGGAATTTGGCTTAAGAGATTGTTATTTATCAAGTAACTTAGCAGCTGAATGGAAAAAGCCGCACAGTACTGATCTTGCCAGTGAACATTAACCCGTTAGTGTTGCCTAATGGAAAACCGTTCTTCCAGCTACAATAAGAAATCACATGTATCATAGGTTTATGTTATTATTAGGGCCTAGAGCATTTTTACTGCTCCACTTCTGTCTTATGTGCCTAATCCTCTAGGTGGGAAGTTCTTATTGCAGGACCCACTGACCCTGCTTTATTATATGTATGTTTGTAGTGTATTGTAGAGAACGCTCAAGTCTTTTAGCTTTTATAAACGAGTGATAATATTCATGTTATATCTGTCTGCACTTTCCATCTTTGTAGAATGAAATGGCAGTTTTTGAACTCATTCATAATTTTGTGGAGGTTTTGGACAAGTACTTTAGCAGAGTGGTGAGTGTCTATTAACTATGCCAGTACATCATTTCCTGTGTAAGTCCTTAAAGGGACCCCTTGTCATTTCTCCCACGAGgagacaagattttttttttatttattttttttaagattttatgtATATGTTTTATAACAACAGAAAAGTGTAATCAGCACATAATTCAGGTGTTGCTTGTTCAGTATTATGCATCTCCTTACAGTGGAGAGCTTAACTATACATATAGTGATTAGTGTAGTAATGTAGTACAGGTAGACAATGGTGGAAGTACTGTAGTGTATCTGGGGGACTTTATCTCACTAGAGCAttaattgtttaaatatgtaggTCTAGGGCTTTAACAGAGGGCTCGCTTTAGGAAAAGCTTTTAGCCAAGGGCCCCAGACTGTGAAACAGCGTCTGACCATATTTGTCAGTTTTATCACTAGGAGCCTATCATTCACAAGGAGGAGGCAGAATATTTTTTGCCTGTAGCACACCATGTATTTTAACTGTCTCTTCATGTCATCACAAACAGAACACAGAGGATAGCTTCCTAGTACTAGGAGTAAAGCACAGTAAGTGGCCCCAGACATCCCCATCCCATGTATTTAGGATTACATGCTTCCAATTGTTGCCATTCAGAGGCAACCTGTAGTGATGAATTGGTCTTTGAGTGCCATAAAACAAATTGAATCCCAGAATTAGAAGAGATCAGTTATTGGCCACAATCTACCAAATATGTCACCTACAGCAGTGTATCCCAAGCCCAAGAAAGGGAACTGATTGGCTTGTGTTACGGGGAGAGGGGTTAAAAATCTGGACAAAGAAGACAAGTTTAGAGGAAAATGAATAGAGGGGGAGCAAATGTGCTTGTTTCTAATTCCCTTTGCTTATCTGTTTTGCAGAGTGAACTGGATGTATCCTTTTCTGAGCTGTATGGACTTTTTCCTGCAGGGGGCTGTAGTGAGTTTGAGCCTTAGGGCACAGTTTGTAACTATGATGCCTTGATTGTCATTGTGAATTTCTGTTACAGACATTGGCAGACACTGTTACACTGAGGTATAATATTCACTTTATTATACAGCATGCCAGAAAAAAACGCACCTATTGTAGCCATATCTAATGGAACTTAAAAGAACTTAAATAATGGTTGCATTATTAtctagcaaataaaaaaaattacagctgCTCTCACCTTAGGCAACTTTCCGTGGTGCAAAGTCTCCGAGACGTATGGCAGCgccccaacaatgtatagaataaagcagaaatagagactgctcTCAAAcaaaattcagcttttttttatgccaatgtaccacaaaaacattgttttgtaCCAATGTATGAGtacatgtatggctagctttaattTATGTATGGTGTTtgcctggactgggatacaaaatcagctctggcatttcaagtacacagagacccaaacagcccaataaatagtgagtgtctatggcatcttacagcagctcctctggcatttgccagactccactgattgtcagtctgggcctggacaGGTTGGCAACAAAAGCCAGTTTTAGTAATATGGTAAGGGGAAGCCTTACCCTTCCCTTTCTTAGAGTCAGTGATCAATTCCTTGACTGGGTGGCCTTACAGATTATGTTTAACCTGGATAAAGTGCATATCATTTTGGATGAGATGCTGTTAAATGGCAGCGCAGTAGAGACCAATAAGACTCGGATACTCGCTCCCCTGCTTGTGCTGGACAAAGTGGGAGACAGCTGACAATCCTGAGAGACACAGATAGGAGTGACCTAAAGGAAAACCATGCTTCTGGTATATATGTCAAGCAATGCAGCTCTTATTTAAAACACTTATGTATataaactgttttgtttttaattaaaaatatttttcttaaagTATGTGTCACTGGATTATCCCAATATGAAACACTCATGCATTAAGTTCTAAAGTGTGCCCTGTTAGTCTCTGTGCTCACACACAACCAAGGCATGCATGTATAATAagttacatcagccaataaatggacagagctgtATCCCTTCCTCCCACATTTCtgcctctaaagctggccatacacgcaccgataatatcgtacgaaacctcgtttcgtacgatattcaatgcgtgtatggcaagtcggcgagtcgaccgatatcgcaggaggctgctgatatcggtcgactcaccaatcgggccagttaaaagattttgattgggcgccatagaaggcacctgaccaaaatctgccttcagcgctgaatcggcagaaggaggtagaaatcctattgtttctacctccttatctgcctgtttcagccctgaaggttagtggcggatctgatgatcttttgtgcgaccgatggtcgtgcCACCTTTACTGTAGAACCATTATGAAGAACAGGTGAACCTTCAGAAGAAGCTGCTGTATGAAAGGTTGGTATATGTGCCTATAATTTCCCATCGTTATAACAGTTATGCTGAACAAATAGAATGTTTAAGAACTGTTAGGAGCTGTTTATTTGTCTCCACCATCATCTAGATCTTATAGGTCTTAACTTGAGAGATTGAATTCCagacaaagaaaagagaaaatgctTCATAGCATTCTGGAATAACATTTTGCCTCTGTGGGCCTATAGCTGCAGACCTTCCATTCATGCTAACATTCCTCTCTTATGTTTCATCAGTGCAGACGCGTGGGTTATGTCTAGcttcacctctggaggcaggacagaagaaTTTGACTCTTGACCCCTCCCTCAGGATATATTGGCTGGCTCCACCTCTCTTCCCCAGTTCTTTTGTCCTGCCTTGGCATAGCGCCCAACTGTCACGactttcacgggacagtccctcttttgacagttcAACCCACAGTCcccgattcttactgaaaagtccctcatttccctttgatctcctgcactgaatctaaaaaagatacaaacaaagcttttggcagagagcccagaaatcttaacgagcgtcacctgcacaTTGTgcagatacattgtttctcacatttaattaaataagtgagcttttggcagagagcccagaaaggtaaaaagccccccccctgcactgagatacaattgtaactaataagctacacaggtctcttgggggaactgagacttgcaacttaaaggcaatttcacctttttcaccaTAACttcaataacacataaaacaggaccccaaaacccccagaaatgtgttcagacttatataacctgccaaatttagtcaaatgggagtggtatttagggggtgtggtcacaaaaatgggcatggtcaaaaatttgctgcacacagcatttatttttgtcactCTTTCCGTTTTCCGTGGATTATAACTGCTAATTCCACTTGCACTTTGCAGCAAGTAGAATTAGTAGTTATAATCCACAAACTTGTACATCTTATGGACTCAGGGTAAAGCATACAAAGCTGCCCACATACCCAAGACCCAGAGAGGCAATACTGCTTATTCCAGAAAAAGACTGGATTTGGGGTAGGACATGCAGAGCTGACACTTAGCCTAGACCCAAGGGGTCAGTGCTGTTGGTACAGGAAAATGATGTGCACTCCGGGTAGGGCATGTAGAGCTGTCCACACACCCTGCAGCCGGAGCCAGTACTGCTTAACCAAGAAGATCGAGGATTAGGGTAGGGCACTCGGAGCTGTCTACAACCCTAGAGCCCTATTGTAGCATAACTAAATCCACAGGGCTGTGTGATCAATGTCAGGCATGCAGAGCTGCCCAACTGATATGCGCAACCCCAGCAAACCTGCAAGTGTTTATAGTTGGAAGCCTACACATATTCTGTGCcaataaatgaaagtgttttaaagtaatgaaaatatattgtactgttgtcctgcactggcaaaagttgtgtgtttgcttcagaaaccctacaatattttatttaaacaagctgctgtgtagccatgggggcagtcattcagtctgaaaaaaggagaaaaggcacaggatacttAGTAAATAACAGAAAAGTTCTGTAGGATACAGTAGGATTCTATCTGCTTAtgttatgtgccttttctccctttttcacaCTGATGGCTGCCCCGATGGCTACTCAGCAACATGTTTacctaaactatagtagtattactgaagCCTGACTGCAGGTTACCTAAACAATTTTACAATACTCATCCCATTCCGGAGGAACAGTGTAAGCTGTGGGATAAGTGGACTCCACAAATGCCAGACCACAGCTTTCAAGGATCCAATGGAAAAGAAATTGGAAGCCTCCCTAAAACGGACATACAGCCGACACAAGCAGCGTCTATACTACGCCTGGCAGCTGCGGCAGCACGGTTGGCCCGCACAGTCACACACTGGGCTAACAAAGTCACCCAAATCCCTTCTTCAACAGCTGACAGATTCTGTGATGGAAATTCTCTGCCTAGCCACCAAGTCGTACAGTTGATTCAGTAATGGCCAGTCAGCACTCTATATGGCTATGAcactggttgggagacacagcatcaaagtacaagttgttAAATATACAGGAGACTTCCTATTCGGACCAGACCTAAAATCACATAGATAATCACAGAGGTGGTGAGAAAAAAaagtaccaccccccccccccctcccctggaaAGAAGGGTCAGAGATGGATCCACCTAACAGGTTCACTAACAGAAGGAACTGGTCCtcacacaataacattttttattcctTTCTTAACACTAACGGTGACACCAAAGGAACACAACAAAGCAGCCCACAGTGGCTACAATCCGGCAGGCCTAAAGAACCCACTCTATGAAAAATCAGTTCTGCATGACTAACCCCCTTAAAACAGACAGCACTTTCAGTTCGTGGCACTCCCCTTCAGCCTTTGTATGGCCTGAGGGTATTCACAAAAGTCATGGCACCAGTCACAGCCTACATGAGAACCATGGGACTATATGTTCTACCCTGACTCAACAACATCCGGCTAAAAGACCCAATCGCAAGCCAAGTGACCAGGAATACACATATGTGCCATCTTGTTCCATCTCAGAAGGTTCTCTTTTTAGGCCTGCTGTTCAATTCAAGACTCCAGATGGTGCAAGTACCAGAGGACAAAATCTACACCCTCATTTCAAAAACTGAAATCTACAACTACAATGCCGGAAGCAATACTGTATGCCAGATTCCACATGCAACCACTACAACATAAAATCCTGCGATGCTGGAACATAGACCATTACAACCTCCAACAGTACATTCCTCTCTCACCAATGACAAAAGAGAGTCTAGAATGATGGCTGATCCAAGCACATCTCACaccaggcaggagctgggctcagCCGGACTGGGACATAGACAGATGCCAGCAAGTTTAGATGGGGTGCGGTGTATCACACATTGCAAGGTCTGTGAACATCTCAGGAATCTCTCCGTCCTAGAGTTGTGGACCATCGTATTAGCACTACAGGACTGGTCCTACCTCCTTCTAGACCTTCCTGTCCATTAGACAATGCTACAGCAATGGCctactgtatatcagtgctgtccaacttctgtggtactgttTTGACTACTCCTCTTTTTTTAATTGCACCAACTAGTTATGGGCAGAAAAGATGGTCACAGCAATCTCAGCTGTGTTCATACCAGGGGTTATCAATTGCAAAGCGGACTTCCTAAGCAGGCAGACAATAGACCAGGGAGTGGAGCTTACACAACAAAGTGTTCCAGCAGTTGGTGATAAAATGGACCCTGTCAGACATCAATATCTTAagctttcgtacgatattcggtgcgtgtatggcatgtcggcgagtcgaccgatatcgcaggaagctgctgacgactcgccgatcggccaggttagaaaattttgatcgggcgccatagaaggcgcctgaccaaaatctgccgtcagggctgaatcggcagaaggaggtagaaatcctattgtttctacctccttatctgctgtttcagccctgactgtgtgtccacgtgtatggccagctttagtgtcaaGACACAACTTCAAAGTTCCTTGTTACTTTTCAAGGACCAGGGATATGGGAGCAACATATGTGGATGCACTGGTGATTCCGTGGGTATTCAACAAAGTCTGTGCCCTTTTTGATAGCAAAAACTACGGCCAAAAGGGTGTCTGAGATGGctgcactgccctgcaaagaACCATGGCTAATCATTCACAGAGATAAGGCAATCATCCGGATGGTACCGTTTTTCCTCCCTAAAGTAGTTTCGGGGTTCCACATTAGCCAAGAACTCATCCTACCAACCTTTTGTCTCAAACCAGCTATGACAGCGAAGAGCAGCTGCACAAGCTGAATGTAGTTAGGGCGATTAGGATATATGGGACACAATACTGCAACCTTCAGAAAATGTGACTCCATCTTAGTTTCTTACGCCTATGTTCACAAAGGCCAGGTGATTTCCAAAAGAACAGTTGCAAGGTGGCAGGTTGATGCTATTATCCAGGCCTATGGACTACAATACAGACAACAACCTTTTCAAGTGAGCATAGAGTACTTCATGGGCACTTCACAATGTAGCTACACTGGAGCCAATCTGCTGAGCAGCCACTTGGGCCTCACCAAATACctttattaaagaaacagtaacaccaaaaaatgaaagtgttttaaagtaattaaaatataatgtacagttgctctgcactggtaaaactggtaagtttgcaacagaaatgctactaaattagctgctatgtcaacacgggggcagccattgaagctgggaaaaaggagaaaaggcacaggcacatagcagataacagataacatttgtagaatataatggggttttatctgttatctgctaagtaacctgtgccttttctcctgtaaatggctgcccccgtggctacacagaagctttattatataaactatagtagtctttctaaggaaaacacaccagttgtaccagtgcagggcagcattacattatatagtaattacttttatagactttaattttttggtgttactgtccctttaagttctATAAGTTACGTGTGTGCTTCTACTCCAGCCATGTTTAGCAGGATAGTTTTACAAGCCGCTGTGGCATAATGTCTTCTCTGACCAATATGCCTAGTTGTTTGTTCTACCCACCCCATTGAGGGACAGCTTTTGGATGTTCCCACACATCTACACTGACAGGAGAGCCATCTAGAGGAAAGgggattttcctttttttttttgtaggcccAAACTGTCAGTGCAGTAAGTCCCACCCAGGGTGATTTAATATCAGCCGATATAATATTATCTTTCTCTTAGTTCTATTTTTGTCCCTTGACCTTTCTTCCgactttttctatatatacacaccaccTCATCAAACTTTACAGCAGAAGTGGGGAAGAGAGGTAAAGCCAGCCTGTATATTCTGAGGGAGGGGTCAAGAGTCTAATccttctgtcctgcctccagaggtgaagCTAGACATAACCCACACTTCTGCACTGACAGTTGGGGCCtatgagaaaaggattttccAGTCCAAAGTCCCCTTTTCCTCCCTGTAGGAGGCAGGAGTCATTGTCCCTTTTTCCAAAGATAAGAAGAAACAAGGGTTTTATTCCATCCTCTTTTGAATTCCAAAAACGGACAGAGGTGTGTGCCCCATCATGGATCTCAAGGGACTCGGTCTCTGAGTCAGGCGCTTCACCTTGCAGACGGAATCTATCCGTGCAGTTGCTAAAACAGTGGATCCTGGGAAGTTTCTTTTCCTTATCCGATATCAAGGTCACTTACCTACATACCCCCATTCACAAGGCCCACCATCGATATCTTCACTTTGACATCGTAGGGAGGCACTTCCAGTTTGTTGCCTTACCCTTCGGCCTTGCAACCTCTTCCTG from Xenopus tropicalis strain Nigerian chromosome 8, UCB_Xtro_10.0, whole genome shotgun sequence encodes:
- the ap4s1 gene encoding AP-4 complex subunit sigma-1 isoform X1 — encoded protein: MIKFFLIVNKQGQTRLSRYYERMEVQRRTLLESDVIKLCLSRSKDQCSFIEYKDFKLVYRQYASLFIVVGIDESENEMAVFELIHNFVEVLDKYFSRVSELDIMFNLDKVHIILDEMLLNGSAVETNKTRILAPLLVLDKVGDS